A portion of the Luxibacter massiliensis genome contains these proteins:
- a CDS encoding InlB B-repeat-containing protein codes for MTNNRKTKRKIISLLLCGILLFPLCPMWAFAEGAGTGGTIGESTTADEILGYLGGAGNVTVEGKTITLTTDITLSAAISFTGGDWTLNMNGMALKGEDGRGVTPLVMNGGNLTITGTGTFQGGSGTEGGSGILCQSGRITLGAQGELTAEGGRSVGSSQGQVKAGEGIQISGGEIVSYGTITGIGGFNVRNGSLSGNGILVSGSGKISGGRIIARGREGQRNPATGGNPGHGGAGILIQDAGTVSADSITATGGTGGEGYVGDQDGSGGDGIAGYNGNNVTAKTLEATGGASGRQSGAPISGNGSTFYTVNFDTNGGTAAVAYEAQIVERDSTAAKPTEDPAMAGYGFRGWYQGDKKWDFNVGVTENLILTANWNPAVDYLKYTWDGDQGKYVQEPGSVTVYTEIAADTIVWGADDGQEHWYVVTADITISGRITVRGNVHLVLKEGVALTASGGIRVPGADTPGKNSLSVYAQSTNTGTMGKLIVVSNDAAGAGIGGDGNASGGTIIINGGTVHVDGGTKAPDIGGGADDTGKFAPSDKIEILEYAKVTKGNGGKVILGPAHNKYGTGWESDGSSHWHPCQVEGCQDPSHESAREAHVPDPGATCDTPQSCTVCGYSIVAGHNWGTPQYRWSDDNQDCTAFRICQNDSSHQEEAQADVTERETEAPTCTEKGKTTYTAVFKADWAGQQEKTVADIPANGHKLVHHDEVPAADGADGIAEHYTCENCGLLFDSSQEETTQEALILPGKPGEEPTEPGDDTKPGDTKPGDTEPGDDTEPGDTEPGDDTEPGDTKPGDDTKPGDGTKPDDDAKPGDNTKPADDTKPGGGTSPNEDTKATKTGDSSYLWVWVTLLAASGSAIVGAVMLKSRFKG; via the coding sequence ATGACGAACAACAGAAAAACAAAACGAAAGATCATCAGTCTGTTACTTTGCGGCATATTGCTGTTTCCACTTTGTCCCATGTGGGCGTTTGCGGAGGGGGCAGGAACCGGCGGGACCATTGGAGAGAGCACTACGGCGGATGAGATTCTCGGTTATCTTGGCGGGGCAGGAAATGTGACGGTGGAGGGGAAGACCATCACCCTGACCACTGATATCACCTTATCTGCGGCCATTTCTTTTACTGGCGGAGACTGGACCTTGAATATGAATGGCATGGCCTTGAAAGGCGAGGATGGAAGGGGCGTCACACCTTTGGTCATGAATGGGGGGAATCTTACTATTACGGGTACCGGGACTTTCCAGGGCGGAAGCGGCACGGAAGGTGGATCGGGAATTCTGTGTCAGAGTGGCCGTATAACACTTGGAGCGCAGGGAGAGCTTACGGCAGAGGGCGGCCGCTCTGTAGGGAGTTCTCAAGGTCAAGTTAAGGCTGGAGAGGGTATCCAAATTAGCGGGGGAGAGATTGTGTCATATGGCACCATTACAGGAATTGGAGGTTTTAACGTGAGGAATGGATCTTTATCCGGTAATGGTATCTTGGTTTCGGGGAGCGGAAAGATATCAGGCGGCAGGATTATTGCCCGGGGTAGAGAGGGCCAAAGGAATCCTGCAACTGGCGGCAATCCGGGGCACGGGGGAGCTGGCATTTTAATTCAGGATGCAGGAACCGTGTCAGCAGATAGTATCACTGCCACTGGAGGCACTGGCGGCGAGGGATATGTGGGGGATCAGGACGGCAGTGGAGGCGACGGAATTGCCGGATATAACGGAAACAACGTCACAGCAAAGACTCTGGAAGCAACTGGCGGTGCTTCTGGAAGGCAGTCCGGTGCGCCAATCAGCGGTAATGGCAGTACATTTTATACCGTCAACTTTGATACAAACGGCGGAACGGCGGCTGTTGCGTATGAGGCGCAAATCGTGGAAAGGGACAGTACAGCGGCCAAACCCACAGAGGATCCTGCGATGGCAGGTTATGGCTTTCGGGGTTGGTATCAGGGCGACAAGAAATGGGATTTTAACGTTGGTGTGACAGAGAACCTTATCTTGACAGCTAATTGGAATCCGGCAGTAGACTATCTCAAATATACATGGGATGGGGATCAGGGGAAATATGTACAGGAACCTGGCTCAGTAACAGTCTATACGGAGATTGCCGCTGATACTATTGTCTGGGGAGCCGATGACGGCCAGGAGCATTGGTACGTTGTTACTGCGGATATCACCATATCCGGCCGCATCACTGTTAGGGGGAATGTCCATCTGGTTTTGAAAGAGGGCGTGGCCCTGACTGCGTCCGGCGGTATTAGGGTGCCGGGAGCGGACACTCCGGGGAAAAACAGCCTAAGTGTTTATGCCCAGTCCACCAATACAGGTACAATGGGAAAATTGATTGTTGTCAGCAATGACGCCGCTGGGGCGGGGATTGGAGGAGACGGGAATGCATCCGGCGGAACGATAATCATTAACGGCGGAACGGTTCATGTGGATGGCGGTACTAAGGCCCCGGACATTGGAGGCGGCGCTGATGATACAGGTAAATTCGCCCCCAGTGATAAAATCGAGATTCTTGAATATGCGAAAGTGACAAAAGGAAATGGCGGTAAGGTTATACTTGGCCCGGCCCATAACAAATATGGAACCGGCTGGGAGTCTGACGGGAGTTCTCACTGGCATCCCTGCCAGGTAGAGGGGTGTCAGGATCCGAGCCATGAGTCTGCAAGAGAAGCGCATGTCCCTGACCCTGGGGCGACCTGTGACACGCCGCAGAGCTGTACAGTCTGCGGTTATTCCATAGTAGCGGGGCATAACTGGGGGACTCCCCAGTATCGGTGGAGCGATGATAATCAGGATTGCACCGCGTTTAGGATCTGCCAGAATGACTCTTCCCATCAGGAGGAGGCCCAAGCAGATGTAACAGAAAGAGAGACGGAAGCTCCCACCTGTACGGAAAAAGGGAAAACGACGTATACGGCTGTATTTAAAGCAGACTGGGCAGGCCAACAGGAAAAAACAGTTGCGGATATTCCGGCAAATGGACACAAACTGGTGCATCATGATGAGGTTCCGGCTGCTGACGGGGCAGATGGGATAGCGGAGCATTACACTTGTGAAAACTGTGGCCTTCTGTTTGACAGCAGCCAGGAAGAAACCACACAGGAGGCTTTGATCCTTCCTGGAAAACCGGGGGAAGAACCGACAGAACCAGGGGATGATACGAAACCAGGAGACACAAAGCCGGGAGATACAGAGCCGGGGGATGATACAGAACCGGGAGACACAGAGCCAGGGGATGATACAGAGCCAGGAGACACAAAGCCCGGGGATGATACAAAGCCAGGAGATGGCACAAAGCCAGATGATGATGCAAAACCGGGAGATAATACAAAACCGGCAGACGACACAAAGCCAGGCGGCGGCACAAGTCCAAATGAGGATACAAAAGCTACTAAGACCGGGGACAGCAGCTATCTTTGGGTGTGGGTTACTCTGCTGGCTGCAAGTGGAAGCGCGATTGTAGGAGCCGTAATGTTAAAATCCAGATTCAAAGGGTAG
- a CDS encoding BMC domain-containing protein, translating to MAYGAFGLVEVLGEANGVLVADQMLKAAEVVYETQDTKCGGHALIFISGSVSAVTAAVEAVTENPPCKIINSAVISNPSQEMIHIVEDFKK from the coding sequence ATGGCATATGGGGCTTTTGGACTGGTAGAAGTTCTCGGAGAGGCAAACGGTGTGTTGGTGGCAGACCAGATGCTGAAAGCAGCGGAAGTGGTTTATGAAACCCAGGATACGAAGTGTGGGGGACATGCCTTGATATTTATCAGCGGCAGTGTCTCAGCGGTGACAGCGGCAGTGGAGGCAGTAACGGAAAATCCGCCTTGTAAGATTATTAACTCAGCGGTAATTTCAAACCCATCCCAGGAAATGATACATATTGTAGAAGATTTTAAGAAATAA
- the xdhC gene encoding xanthine dehydrogenase accessory protein XdhC produces MEELFRLLREALLSGMDGVVVTVTAKTGSVPRGAGARMLVTRGGRASGTIGGGVLEHQAEKMAEEILQTKHSRTECFTLRPNQIRDLGMICGGDVNIHFQYLSPGDENNLVLMDKISALYQTREEFWLINRLSGKGGISVYTAREGLIGQPVPQEVWAGLAEGTIQKETRGESYFCEKMIPAGKVYIFGGGHVSQALVPALCAVDFRCIILEDRREFCRRELFPGAEEILLIETSHIADYVDIGGQDYVCIMTRGHKDDLAVQAQVLKTDAAYIGVIGSRTKKAGVFKKLKEMHFTDKDLERIITPIGLSIKAETPAEIAVSITAQLIQERAQRKEGKGFSNR; encoded by the coding sequence ATGGAGGAATTATTTCGGCTTTTGCGGGAAGCTCTGTTATCTGGGATGGACGGGGTGGTCGTGACAGTCACTGCCAAGACCGGATCCGTGCCAAGGGGCGCAGGGGCCCGTATGCTAGTCACCCGGGGCGGCAGGGCCAGCGGGACTATCGGGGGAGGCGTTTTGGAGCATCAGGCAGAAAAGATGGCGGAAGAAATACTGCAGACGAAGCATTCTAGAACAGAGTGTTTTACTCTCCGGCCAAACCAAATACGGGATTTGGGAATGATATGCGGCGGTGATGTAAATATCCATTTTCAGTACCTCTCCCCGGGGGATGAGAATAATCTGGTTCTAATGGACAAAATTTCTGCATTATATCAAACAAGGGAAGAATTCTGGCTAATCAACCGGCTTTCCGGCAAGGGCGGAATATCTGTGTATACTGCCAGGGAGGGCCTTATTGGCCAGCCGGTTCCCCAGGAGGTGTGGGCAGGCCTTGCAGAAGGTACTATACAGAAAGAAACCCGGGGGGAGAGTTATTTCTGCGAAAAAATGATCCCCGCAGGGAAGGTGTATATCTTTGGAGGAGGGCATGTGTCCCAGGCCTTAGTACCTGCTTTGTGTGCAGTGGATTTCAGATGTATAATCCTGGAGGACAGAAGGGAATTCTGCCGGAGGGAATTATTTCCGGGAGCGGAGGAAATACTTTTAATAGAAACCAGCCATATCGCTGATTATGTGGATATAGGCGGCCAGGACTATGTATGTATCATGACAAGAGGCCATAAAGATGATTTGGCTGTGCAGGCACAGGTTTTAAAAACAGATGCAGCGTATATTGGCGTAATTGGCAGCAGGACTAAAAAGGCCGGAGTGTTCAAAAAATTGAAGGAAATGCATTTTACGGACAAAGACCTGGAAAGGATCATCACGCCAATCGGACTTTCTATCAAAGCCGAAACGCCGGCAGAGATTGCGGTGAGCATCACAGCCCAGCTCATTCAGGAGAGGGCGCAGAGGAAAGAAGGTAAAGGATTTTCAAATCGATAG
- a CDS encoding MATE family efflux transporter: MKTSTISDMTAGNPVKLMLQFMVPVCLGNIFQQLYNIADSMIAGQFIGVDALAAIGSTGSLMFMVTGWINGLSSGFSILASQCFGAGKYDRMRHYTAMSVLLMTGITVLMTIGLEIVNEPILKLMHSPNELLGDIKGYMGVIYAGLLVTAAYNFLACMLRALGDSRSPLYFLMVSAAVNVILDIVFIVCFNMGVIGCGYATVIAQGISALLCFIYIIKRFPILHLKREDFAVSADSIKKLLALGIPMGLQFSITGIGTIIVQGAVNIYGAVYIAGFSAGIKIQNLVEAVFMSFGATIATYSGQNWGAGRTDRVRQGVRRMQLMILAWSVAMMAVIYLFGKYLVLIFVDASQQEVIRIAQIFFRSVLWCYPFLGSILLYRNVLQGMGVGLVPMLGGVFELIARASVVVAVAGRGTFAQVCLSSPAAWIAALIPLVPYYLYIMRNVEKRKGEGMGENKA; encoded by the coding sequence ATGAAAACCAGTACAATCAGTGATATGACAGCAGGGAACCCGGTAAAACTGATGCTCCAGTTTATGGTTCCCGTGTGTCTGGGAAATATCTTTCAGCAGCTCTATAATATTGCGGATTCTATGATTGCCGGCCAATTTATAGGTGTAGATGCCCTGGCGGCCATTGGCAGCACAGGTTCCTTGATGTTTATGGTAACTGGATGGATAAATGGCTTAAGCAGCGGGTTCTCCATATTGGCGTCCCAGTGTTTCGGGGCAGGAAAATACGACAGGATGCGCCACTATACGGCTATGTCGGTTTTATTAATGACAGGAATTACTGTATTGATGACTATTGGGTTGGAAATAGTGAATGAGCCGATTTTAAAGCTGATGCATTCTCCCAATGAACTTCTGGGGGATATAAAAGGCTATATGGGGGTTATTTATGCAGGCTTGCTCGTGACGGCGGCATATAATTTTCTGGCGTGTATGCTCAGGGCGCTGGGAGATTCCAGGTCGCCACTGTACTTTTTAATGGTATCAGCTGCGGTGAATGTGATTCTTGATATTGTGTTTATTGTCTGTTTCAACATGGGGGTAATTGGCTGTGGCTATGCCACGGTCATTGCCCAGGGCATATCAGCGCTTTTATGTTTTATATATATTATAAAAAGATTTCCCATACTCCATCTAAAGAGGGAAGACTTTGCAGTCTCGGCGGACAGTATCAAAAAACTCCTTGCACTGGGGATTCCTATGGGCCTGCAGTTTTCTATTACAGGAATTGGGACTATTATCGTCCAGGGGGCGGTGAATATATATGGGGCCGTCTACATAGCCGGGTTTTCAGCGGGAATTAAAATACAAAATCTGGTGGAGGCTGTTTTCATGTCTTTTGGGGCAACGATTGCCACTTACAGTGGGCAGAACTGGGGAGCTGGCAGGACTGACAGGGTAAGGCAGGGGGTACGGCGTATGCAGCTTATGATTTTGGCCTGGAGTGTGGCTATGATGGCCGTGATTTATCTGTTTGGAAAGTATTTAGTATTGATATTTGTGGATGCTTCCCAGCAGGAAGTGATTCGCATTGCGCAGATTTTCTTTAGGTCCGTACTCTGGTGTTATCCATTTCTGGGGAGTATTCTTTTATACAGGAATGTACTTCAGGGTATGGGGGTTGGGCTTGTCCCCATGCTGGGCGGGGTCTTTGAGCTGATAGCCAGGGCGTCAGTGGTTGTGGCAGTGGCAGGGAGGGGCACCTTCGCGCAGGTCTGCTTATCCAGTCCAGCGGCCTGGATTGCGGCTTTGATACCGTTAGTGCCCTATTACCTTTATATTATGAGGAATGTGGAAAAAAGGAAGGGGGAGGGGATGGGAGAAAATAAGGCTTAG
- a CDS encoding response regulator translates to MRFLVVDDEKNMVERLLDILHKTRPEAEILSFTWPEDALEAAAQRPADVAFLDIEMGSMTGLELAVRLKRQNPDIHIIFVTGHQQYAVEAFSIHATGYLLKPVSEAAVERELSFIYEKAERRSRIRIQTFGGFEIFVDGKPVKFERTKSKELLAFLVDHRGAAVTTGEAYAALFEDAADSVSGRSYFRTIVHGMRSALKKAGAEEILAISFNSFAVVPERIDCDYYRFLQGDPMAVNQYRNDYMYSYSWAEFRNGEIIFEKNQ, encoded by the coding sequence ATGCGTTTTTTGGTAGTAGATGATGAGAAAAATATGGTGGAGAGACTCTTGGATATTTTGCACAAGACACGCCCGGAGGCAGAAATATTATCCTTTACCTGGCCGGAGGATGCATTGGAGGCTGCAGCGCAACGCCCTGCAGATGTGGCCTTCCTGGATATTGAGATGGGAAGCATGACGGGACTTGAGCTGGCTGTCAGGCTAAAAAGGCAGAACCCGGATATACACATTATATTTGTGACCGGACACCAGCAGTATGCAGTGGAGGCTTTTTCCATACATGCTACCGGATACCTGTTAAAGCCGGTGAGTGAGGCGGCTGTGGAACGGGAATTGAGCTTTATCTATGAGAAGGCAGAAAGAAGGAGCCGGATTCGGATACAGACTTTTGGTGGGTTTGAGATATTTGTGGACGGGAAACCTGTGAAATTTGAGCGTACCAAGTCCAAAGAACTGCTGGCTTTTCTGGTGGATCACCGGGGGGCGGCGGTGACAACGGGAGAGGCTTATGCCGCCTTGTTTGAGGATGCTGCGGACAGCGTATCCGGCAGGTCTTATTTCCGTACTATAGTACATGGGATGAGAAGCGCGCTGAAAAAAGCCGGGGCCGAAGAGATTCTGGCCATAAGCTTTAACTCCTTTGCGGTGGTGCCGGAGCGTATAGACTGTGACTATTATCGGTTTTTGCAGGGAGATCCCATGGCGGTCAACCAGTACCGGAACGATTATATGTATTCCTATAGTTGGGCCGAATTTAGAAATGGGGAAATTATTTTTGAAAAGAATCAATAA
- a CDS encoding diaminopimelate dehydrogenase, with translation MEKIRIGIVGYGNIGRGVELAVERNEDMELKAVFTRREPESVEIITSGVPVMKMDDMLSMKGQIDVMILCGGSATDLPVIGPEIVKNFHTIDSFDTHAKIPEYYSDVDAAAKEGGNIGIISVGWDPGMFSLNRVYAESILVQGDTYTFWGKGVSQGHSDAIRRIPGVKNAIQYTVPIQAAVDKVRSGCGPKLETRDKHLRECYVVAEEGADQSQIENAIKTMPNYFADYETTVTFITEEELKAGHARMPHGGFVIRSGETGHDGNKHVIEYSLKLDSNPEFTSSVLVCYARAAYRLAQKGESGARTVFDIAPALLSVKSAEELRAQLL, from the coding sequence ATGGAAAAAATTAGAATAGGGATCGTTGGATATGGCAATATAGGGCGCGGGGTCGAGCTTGCGGTGGAACGAAACGAGGATATGGAGCTTAAAGCCGTATTTACCAGGCGGGAGCCAGAGTCTGTAGAGATTATAACTTCGGGCGTGCCTGTGATGAAGATGGACGATATGCTGAGTATGAAAGGGCAAATTGACGTCATGATTCTGTGCGGAGGGTCGGCCACAGACCTGCCTGTGATTGGGCCTGAGATTGTAAAGAATTTCCACACAATAGACAGCTTTGATACACATGCCAAGATTCCGGAATATTACAGTGATGTAGATGCAGCTGCAAAAGAAGGGGGCAATATTGGCATTATTTCTGTAGGCTGGGATCCGGGAATGTTTTCCCTGAACAGAGTGTATGCAGAGTCAATCCTTGTACAGGGAGATACGTATACATTCTGGGGGAAGGGGGTCAGCCAGGGGCACTCTGATGCTATCCGCCGTATCCCTGGAGTGAAAAATGCCATCCAGTATACGGTTCCTATCCAGGCAGCCGTGGACAAGGTAAGGAGCGGCTGCGGGCCAAAGCTGGAGACAAGGGATAAGCATTTAAGAGAGTGTTATGTTGTGGCAGAGGAAGGCGCTGACCAGAGCCAGATAGAAAATGCTATTAAGACAATGCCCAATTATTTTGCAGATTATGAGACCACAGTGACTTTTATCACAGAAGAGGAATTAAAGGCTGGCCATGCAAGGATGCCTCACGGGGGATTTGTCATAAGGAGCGGTGAGACAGGGCATGATGGGAATAAGCATGTGATTGAGTATTCCCTAAAGCTGGACTCCAATCCCGAATTTACATCCAGCGTGCTGGTATGCTATGCGCGTGCAGCGTACAGGCTTGCACAAAAAGGGGAGTCTGGCGCGAGGACGGTATTTGATATCGCGCCCGCGCTGCTTTCTGTGAAAAGCGCTGAGGAGCTTAGGGCACAGCTTTTGTAG
- a CDS encoding BMC domain-containing protein — translation MAGQYEGMAIGVFELDSECACFVALDAAAKAADIKIQAVERNRMGAEACVKMRGTVSNVNAAMEVALETAGPIANIISHTVIAAPAADTETAIAMTIHK, via the coding sequence ATGGCCGGACAATATGAAGGAATGGCAATAGGCGTATTTGAGCTGGACAGTGAATGTGCATGTTTTGTGGCATTAGATGCGGCGGCAAAAGCGGCAGATATTAAAATTCAGGCAGTGGAGAGGAACCGTATGGGGGCGGAGGCATGTGTGAAAATGAGAGGCACAGTTTCCAATGTGAATGCGGCTATGGAAGTGGCTTTAGAGACAGCAGGGCCTATAGCCAATATCATTTCCCACACCGTGATTGCAGCGCCTGCTGCGGATACGGAGACAGCGATTGCAATGACGATTCATAAATAG
- a CDS encoding sensor histidine kinase: MITANISLDFFSIILSLVPVLYLLSSQRYKQRRNQYFLGICISNIFMILGDLGDWSIRDVSSMGLKMSLYALTALFYIASAFVLYFFARYISEYLQLFGRIQTVFLVTVTVICGIQVFFAAVSPFTGAIFYVNDSGYQRGSLFFISQAIPLICYILFTALVIAYRKNLTSREIVFFLLYIFVPLGGGAAQMLLRGIAVVNVGVAFALLFILVNIQFEHELTMRRQEEELAKQRIDIMLSQIQPHFLYNALGTIAHLCRRDPVKAEKATEEFALFLRGNMDSLKKREPIPFEKELNHVKNYLYLEQQRFQERLRIVYDIQAKDFYVPPLSLQPLVENAVHHGILHRREGGTVTIRTAETDGYAVVAIVDDGIGMENARHSYKIPGGGYTGVGIENVRSRIQTVVKGSMEIQSSAQGTTVTLKIPLAGEYHAFFGSR; this comes from the coding sequence ATGATAACTGCAAATATTTCCTTAGATTTTTTTAGTATCATTCTGTCCCTGGTTCCCGTTCTATATTTATTAAGCAGCCAGCGGTATAAGCAGCGCAGGAACCAATACTTTTTAGGCATTTGCATTTCAAATATATTTATGATCCTGGGAGATCTGGGGGACTGGAGCATCCGGGACGTGTCTTCTATGGGTCTGAAGATGAGTTTATATGCGCTGACTGCTTTGTTCTATATTGCATCGGCATTTGTGCTTTATTTTTTTGCAAGATATATCAGTGAATATCTGCAGCTTTTTGGCAGGATTCAAACCGTTTTTTTAGTGACAGTTACGGTGATATGCGGAATTCAGGTGTTTTTTGCGGCTGTTTCTCCATTTACTGGTGCCATATTTTATGTAAATGACAGTGGATATCAGCGGGGCAGTTTGTTTTTCATTTCTCAGGCCATCCCTTTGATTTGTTATATTTTGTTTACGGCATTGGTCATTGCTTACCGGAAGAATCTGACCAGCCGGGAGATCGTCTTTTTTCTGCTGTATATCTTTGTTCCCTTGGGCGGCGGCGCGGCGCAGATGCTGCTGCGCGGGATTGCGGTTGTCAATGTTGGCGTTGCATTTGCGCTGCTGTTTATCCTGGTAAATATTCAGTTTGAGCATGAACTCACCATGCGGCGGCAGGAAGAGGAGCTGGCAAAGCAGCGTATTGACATTATGCTCAGCCAGATACAGCCTCATTTTCTGTATAATGCACTGGGCACTATCGCGCACCTGTGCAGGCGGGATCCCGTGAAGGCAGAGAAGGCTACGGAGGAATTTGCCTTATTTCTTAGGGGCAATATGGACAGCCTGAAGAAACGGGAACCCATTCCCTTTGAAAAAGAGCTGAACCATGTGAAGAATTACTTATATTTAGAGCAGCAGCGGTTTCAGGAGCGCCTGCGGATTGTGTATGATATTCAGGCAAAGGACTTTTACGTCCCCCCCTTGTCCTTGCAGCCTTTGGTGGAAAATGCCGTGCACCACGGTATCCTGCATAGGAGAGAGGGTGGAACGGTCACGATACGCACGGCTGAGACAGATGGATACGCGGTCGTGGCTATTGTCGATGACGGGATAGGGATGGAAAATGCCAGACATTCCTATAAAATACCGGGGGGGGGGTATACGGGAGTTGGCATAGAGAATGTACGAAGCCGTATACAGACTGTAGTGAAAGGCAGTATGGAAATACAAAGTAGCGCTCAGGGAACGACGGTAACTCTAAAAATACCACTTGCGGGGGAATATCATGCGTTTTTTGGTAGTAGATGA
- the pdaA gene encoding delta-lactam-biosynthetic de-N-acetylase — protein sequence MKILQNKRSTLKTGAKFLLLFAAAFLAGRLAGKIQEHFSGEALPTSAEGNWGLSFQEEGQPPVGNATPQELKEFDAYYSGNSDEKVIYLTFDAGFENGNTPAILDALKKHNVPATFFVVGTFISSNPDLIKRMASEGHTVGNHTYHHPDMSQISTQESFQKELVDVENVYKEITGEEMTKFYRPPQGKYSEDNLRMAKEMGYKTFFWSLAYVDWYENDQPTKEEAFDKLLGRIHPGAIVLLHSTSKTNAEILDELLTKWEEMGYTFKPLSALSEEPSS from the coding sequence ATGAAAATACTCCAAAACAAAAGATCCACTTTAAAAACCGGCGCCAAGTTTCTCCTGCTCTTTGCCGCCGCTTTCCTCGCCGGGCGTTTGGCGGGAAAAATACAGGAACATTTCTCAGGAGAAGCCCTCCCCACATCTGCCGAGGGCAACTGGGGCCTTAGTTTCCAGGAAGAGGGACAGCCGCCTGTGGGCAACGCCACTCCCCAGGAACTTAAGGAATTTGATGCCTATTATTCTGGAAATTCAGACGAAAAAGTAATCTACCTGACATTTGATGCAGGTTTTGAAAATGGAAATACACCGGCTATTCTGGATGCACTGAAAAAGCATAATGTCCCCGCAACATTTTTTGTAGTAGGGACATTCATTTCCTCAAACCCAGATTTAATAAAACGTATGGCCAGCGAGGGGCATACTGTAGGGAACCATACATATCACCATCCCGACATGTCACAAATTTCCACACAAGAGTCCTTCCAAAAGGAACTGGTAGATGTAGAAAATGTATATAAGGAAATCACCGGGGAGGAAATGACAAAATTTTACCGGCCGCCTCAGGGGAAATACAGTGAAGATAATTTAAGAATGGCAAAAGAAATGGGATATAAAACCTTTTTCTGGAGTCTGGCCTATGTAGATTGGTATGAAAATGACCAGCCTACAAAGGAGGAGGCCTTTGATAAACTTCTGGGCAGAATCCACCCAGGCGCCATCGTCCTCCTTCACAGCACCTCAAAAACCAATGCAGAAATATTAGATGAACTTCTGACGAAATGGGAGGAGATGGGATATACCTTTAAACCTTTAAGCGCCTTGTCTGAAGAGCCTTCTTCTTAA